Proteins from a genomic interval of Nostoc sp. TCL240-02:
- the psaK gene encoding photosystem I reaction center subunit PsaK, with product MVTSTLLAAATTPLQWSPTVGLIIIIANIIAIAFGKSTIKYPNAEPALPSSNLFGGFGLPALLATTAFGHILGVGAVLGLHNLGRI from the coding sequence GTGGTTACTTCAACCTTACTCGCTGCTGCAACTACACCCCTGCAATGGAGTCCAACAGTCGGACTGATTATCATTATTGCTAATATCATTGCCATTGCCTTTGGGAAATCGACCATCAAATATCCCAATGCAGAGCCAGCACTACCTTCATCTAATCTTTTTGGTGGTTTTGGTTTACCAGCCCTTTTAGCAACCACTGCCTTTGGTCATATCTTAGGAGTGGGTGCTGTTTTAGGGCTGCATAACCTGGGAAGAATTTAG
- a CDS encoding metal ABC transporter substrate-binding protein, which yields MGNCRGLRTGRQRSGILSIIALLMLSMTGGCSQSNPNQGSTSEQSPPAQATTSTPVAQLGKTKVVTTFLPIYLFTKAVVGNVADVEILVPPGTEVHEYQATPENVKAIATANVLVKNGLGLEGFLENTVKNAQNAKLVEIDASIGIKPLNEISPVVKTGKDEEDHEHAQGNPHVWLDPVLAKQEVTNIRDGLIAADPANKATYEANTAVYIKELESLNNEFQQTLQKTPSCTFITFHDAFPYLAKRYNLKQVAVVQIPEDQLSPTDVQNAVNAVKKYKVKALFSEPGVDNKLLTSLSKDLKLTLRPLDSLETGETDPQHYFKAMKANLQILETSCK from the coding sequence ATGGGGAATTGCAGAGGACTTAGAACAGGCAGACAAAGAAGCGGCATTTTGTCCATAATTGCTCTGTTAATGTTGTCAATGACTGGTGGCTGTAGCCAATCGAATCCGAATCAGGGATCAACTTCTGAACAGTCGCCGCCAGCACAGGCGACTACATCCACGCCAGTAGCGCAGTTAGGGAAAACTAAAGTAGTGACGACATTTTTGCCGATATATTTGTTTACTAAGGCAGTTGTTGGGAATGTGGCAGATGTAGAAATTCTAGTGCCGCCTGGTACGGAGGTACATGAATACCAAGCGACACCCGAAAATGTCAAAGCGATCGCAACTGCGAATGTGTTAGTAAAAAATGGTTTAGGTTTGGAGGGATTTCTGGAAAATACTGTCAAAAATGCCCAAAACGCCAAATTAGTTGAAATTGATGCAAGTATTGGTATTAAACCCTTAAATGAAATTTCACCTGTTGTCAAAACAGGGAAAGACGAAGAAGACCACGAACACGCCCAAGGTAATCCTCATGTTTGGTTAGATCCAGTTTTGGCAAAACAAGAGGTAACTAACATTCGGGATGGATTAATTGCTGCTGACCCGGCAAATAAAGCTACTTATGAAGCAAATACTGCGGTTTATATTAAAGAATTAGAAAGTTTAAATAATGAATTTCAACAGACTTTACAAAAAACTCCTAGTTGTACCTTTATTACCTTTCATGATGCGTTTCCCTATTTAGCAAAACGCTATAACCTCAAACAAGTTGCTGTGGTGCAAATTCCCGAAGATCAACTTTCACCAACTGATGTGCAAAATGCAGTCAATGCTGTTAAAAAGTACAAAGTAAAAGCTTTATTTAGCGAACCAGGAGTAGATAACAAACTCCTAACCAGCCTCTCCAAAGACTTGAAGTTAACTTTGCGTCCTCTGGATTCTCTGGAAACTGGCGAAACAGATCCACAACATTACTTTAAGGCGATGAAAGCTAACTTGCAAATTCTAGAAACTTCATGTAAATAG
- a CDS encoding manganese catalase family protein, giving the protein MFFHKKEPIHAVNVSEPNPRFAQLLLEQFGGATGELSAALQYWVQSFHVENAGIKDMLQDIAIEEFSHLEMVGKLIEAHTKNVDQTEAYKSTLFAVRGIGPHFLDSQGNAWTASYLNEGGDVVRDLRANVAAEAGARQTYEELIKLATDKGTQETLVHLLTREISHTQMFMKALDSLGKLTDPFFGNIKPDETVALYYNLSTNGNGQDERGPWNSEPTFKYIANPLESHS; this is encoded by the coding sequence ATGTTTTTTCACAAAAAAGAGCCTATTCATGCAGTTAACGTTAGTGAACCAAACCCTCGTTTTGCTCAATTACTTCTAGAGCAGTTTGGCGGAGCTACTGGAGAACTTAGTGCAGCATTGCAATATTGGGTGCAATCATTCCATGTTGAAAACGCTGGAATTAAAGATATGCTCCAAGACATTGCAATCGAGGAATTCAGCCATTTAGAAATGGTTGGTAAACTGATTGAGGCTCATACCAAAAATGTGGATCAAACAGAGGCTTATAAGAGTACTCTCTTTGCAGTTCGCGGGATTGGGCCTCATTTTCTAGATAGTCAAGGTAATGCTTGGACTGCAAGTTACTTGAATGAAGGTGGAGATGTAGTCCGTGATTTAAGGGCTAACGTTGCAGCAGAAGCAGGCGCTCGTCAGACTTACGAAGAGTTAATTAAGTTGGCAACTGACAAAGGAACCCAAGAAACTTTAGTCCATCTGTTAACACGAGAAATTTCTCATACCCAGATGTTTATGAAAGCTCTGGATTCACTGGGTAAGTTGACAGATCCGTTCTTTGGTAATATTAAGCCAGATGAAACTGTTGCTCTTTACTACAATCTATCTACAAACGGTAATGGTCAAGATGAGCGTGGTCCTTGGAATTCTGAGCCAACATTCAAATATATTGCTAATCCCCTAGAAAGCCACTCTTAG
- a CDS encoding metal ABC transporter permease, whose translation MNFFDDCQIASLAIASSNDLVSLLTFPFMQRAIVGAVLMGILGGMLGSFVTLRQLSFFSHAVGHAALVGVALGVLLQINPTWMLLPFTLVFGVIVLYFIDKTDLGSDSVLSIVLSGALAIGVILTSLIKGYRGNLMAVLFGDILAIDTTDLILTLLVLVGGGIFLLSTLRQQILLTLNPDVAQVQGVPVQLYRYVFVVLLSLAVAVAIKAVGVLLVNAFLVIPASTAKLMSHHFSRFLVISVIVGSISSIAGIVVSGIFNLASGPSIVLVQFLLFIAVFIWFKLNLKAA comes from the coding sequence ATGAATTTTTTCGATGATTGTCAGATAGCAAGCCTAGCGATCGCCAGTAGTAATGACTTGGTAAGCTTGTTAACATTCCCCTTCATGCAGCGTGCGATCGTTGGTGCTGTGTTAATGGGAATACTTGGTGGGATGTTGGGCAGTTTTGTCACCTTGCGCCAGTTGTCCTTTTTCAGCCACGCCGTTGGTCATGCAGCATTAGTGGGTGTGGCGTTAGGTGTGCTACTACAAATAAATCCGACTTGGATGCTGTTACCTTTTACCTTGGTTTTCGGCGTTATTGTCCTCTACTTCATCGACAAAACTGACTTAGGTAGCGATAGTGTCCTTAGCATAGTGCTATCTGGGGCATTAGCGATCGGTGTGATTCTCACTAGCCTGATTAAAGGATATCGTGGCAACTTGATGGCGGTGCTGTTTGGGGATATTCTAGCGATCGATACCACAGATTTGATTTTGACGCTGTTAGTACTTGTGGGAGGTGGCATATTTTTACTATCAACCTTGCGACAGCAAATTTTATTGACCCTTAACCCCGATGTAGCTCAAGTCCAAGGCGTTCCTGTCCAATTGTACCGCTATGTATTTGTGGTTTTGCTTTCACTCGCCGTTGCCGTAGCGATTAAAGCTGTCGGCGTTTTACTGGTGAACGCCTTTTTGGTTATTCCCGCCTCTACTGCCAAATTGATGAGTCACCACTTTAGCCGCTTTCTAGTCATATCAGTGATAGTTGGTTCCATCAGCAGCATTGCTGGCATCGTTGTCTCTGGTATTTTCAACCTTGCTTCTGGCCCGAGTATTGTTCTTGTACAATTCCTGCTATTTATAGCCGTTTTTATCTGGTTTAAGTTGAATTTGAAAGCTGCATAA
- a CDS encoding GlsB/YeaQ/YmgE family stress response membrane protein — protein sequence MSIIAWVVLGLLAGAIAKAIYPGYQSGGILSTMILGIIGAFVGGSLFTLLRTGTLQITAAGAGLTLPGILVAVLGAIVAIYLWGLIRRSSNA from the coding sequence ATGAGTATTATTGCTTGGGTAGTTTTAGGACTTTTGGCAGGTGCGATTGCTAAAGCTATTTATCCTGGCTATCAAAGTGGTGGAATTCTCTCCACAATGATTTTAGGTATCATTGGTGCTTTCGTTGGTGGAAGTCTGTTTACCCTATTGCGAACAGGGACTCTGCAAATTACTGCGGCTGGCGCTGGTTTAACTCTTCCTGGTATTTTGGTGGCTGTGCTTGGCGCAATTGTTGCTATTTATCTATGGGGATTAATCAGAAGAAGCAGCAATGCCTAA
- a CDS encoding glycosyltransferase family 1 protein yields the protein MNSTTEKRIALISVHGDPAIEIGKEEAGGQNVYVRQVGEALAQLGWQVDMFTRKVSLEQDLIVEHSDNCRTIRLKAGPLEFVPRDEIFEYLPEFVDNFLKFQVKNEITYQLVHTNYWLSSWVGMELKKIQESKQVHTYHSLGAVKYNTIENIPLIASQRLAVEKQVLETAERIVATSPQEQQHMRSLVSTEGNIDIIPCGTDIQRFGSIGREAARAELEIAKDAKVVLYVGRFDQRKGIETLVRAVNESGLCDSNNLQLIIGGGSTPGNSDGIERDRIEQIVQDLGISHLTIFPGRLSQDILPTYYAAADVCVVPSHYEPFGLVAIEAMASSTPVVASDVGGLQFTVVNEETGLLAPPQDVGAFASAIDRILLDPEWRDELGKAGRKRVESKFSWHGVATQLSELYTQLLEPSAKEPALLVK from the coding sequence ATGAACTCTACCACCGAAAAACGTATCGCCTTGATTTCCGTCCACGGAGACCCGGCGATTGAAATAGGGAAAGAAGAAGCTGGGGGACAAAATGTTTATGTGCGCCAAGTGGGTGAAGCACTAGCGCAGCTGGGATGGCAAGTTGATATGTTTACCCGCAAAGTGAGTCTGGAGCAAGACTTGATTGTTGAACATAGCGATAATTGTCGAACTATTCGTTTAAAAGCTGGGCCCCTTGAGTTTGTGCCGCGAGATGAGATTTTTGAATATCTGCCAGAATTTGTGGATAATTTCCTCAAATTTCAAGTAAAAAATGAGATTACATACCAGTTAGTTCACACTAACTACTGGCTCTCTAGTTGGGTGGGGATGGAGTTAAAGAAAATCCAAGAGAGTAAACAGGTTCACACGTACCACTCATTAGGAGCAGTCAAGTACAACACTATAGAAAATATTCCTCTGATTGCTAGTCAACGATTAGCTGTGGAAAAACAAGTGTTGGAAACAGCAGAGCGAATTGTGGCGACAAGTCCGCAAGAACAGCAACACATGCGATCGCTAGTTTCCACTGAAGGTAATATCGATATTATTCCCTGCGGTACAGATATTCAGCGTTTTGGTTCCATTGGGCGAGAAGCAGCCAGGGCGGAACTGGAAATTGCCAAAGATGCCAAAGTTGTATTATATGTAGGGCGTTTTGACCAACGCAAAGGTATAGAAACCCTAGTACGTGCGGTAAATGAGTCTGGGCTATGCGATTCTAATAATCTCCAGCTAATTATTGGTGGTGGTAGTACTCCAGGTAACAGCGACGGCATCGAGCGCGATCGCATTGAGCAAATTGTCCAGGACTTAGGAATTAGTCACTTAACCATCTTTCCTGGTCGTCTCAGTCAAGATATTTTACCAACTTATTATGCAGCTGCCGATGTCTGCGTTGTTCCCAGTCACTACGAACCTTTTGGACTGGTTGCGATCGAAGCGATGGCAAGCAGTACACCAGTTGTAGCTAGCGATGTCGGCGGACTTCAATTTACTGTAGTTAATGAAGAAACTGGTTTATTAGCGCCACCACAAGATGTAGGTGCTTTTGCATCTGCCATTGACCGAATTCTCTTAGATCCAGAGTGGCGAGACGAATTGGGTAAAGCTGGCAGAAAGCGCGTTGAAAGTAAATTTAGTTGGCATGGTGTCGCAACTCAGTTGAGCGAACTTTACACCCAATTGTTGGAGCCATCAGCAAAAGAACCTGCATTGCTTGTTAAATAG
- a CDS encoding heme oxygenase (biliverdin-producing), whose protein sequence is MSSNLAIKLRSGTQQAHTSAENVGFMKCFLQGVVDRDCFAKFLSNLYYVYSELEAALDSNVKHPVISAVYFPELNRQSSLEKDMVFYYGDNWREQITPSPAAQKYIDRIREISASEPALLLGHAYTRYMGDLSGGQMLQKVAQSALKLSGYEGTSFYNFEQIPDKKAFKDKYRQVLNALPIDAATAERIVAEANNAFGFNLQMAQELEGSLIKALGQVLFNSLTRSQNSGSTEIGAAN, encoded by the coding sequence ATGAGTAGCAATCTCGCCATCAAACTGCGTTCTGGAACTCAACAAGCCCACACATCAGCAGAAAATGTGGGATTCATGAAATGTTTTCTACAAGGAGTGGTGGATAGAGACTGCTTTGCCAAGTTCTTAAGTAACTTGTATTACGTCTACAGCGAATTAGAAGCGGCGTTAGATAGCAATGTAAAGCATCCTGTAATTAGTGCGGTTTACTTTCCTGAACTTAATCGCCAATCCTCGCTCGAAAAAGACATGGTGTTCTATTATGGGGATAATTGGCGAGAGCAAATTACACCCTCACCTGCTGCTCAAAAGTATATTGACCGCATTCGGGAAATTTCTGCTAGTGAACCGGCTTTATTGCTAGGTCATGCCTACACTCGCTACATGGGCGATCTTTCTGGGGGTCAAATGCTACAAAAAGTTGCTCAGTCAGCCCTAAAGCTTTCTGGCTATGAAGGCACTTCCTTTTACAATTTTGAGCAAATTCCTGACAAAAAAGCATTTAAGGATAAGTATCGTCAGGTATTAAACGCCCTACCTATTGATGCTGCAACAGCAGAACGGATTGTTGCAGAAGCTAATAATGCCTTTGGGTTTAATTTGCAGATGGCTCAAGAGTTAGAGGGAAGTCTAATTAAAGCACTCGGCCAAGTCCTGTTTAATAGTCTAACTCGTTCACAGAATTCAGGTAGCACTGAAATAGGTGCGGCTAATTAA
- a CDS encoding metal ABC transporter ATP-binding protein, with the protein MTNDIAILKVEGLTVYQGSYLAVRDVSFELFPGTDTAIVGPNGAGKSTLVKAVLDLIPRSAGTIEIFGRPIARLGRLRHLLGYMPQNFIFDRSFPISVSELVGLGWAKEGKRGDLFFSKLWRQDKEKSAAVVEALRRTDAYHLQHQAIGTLSGGQLKRVLLAYCLVMPRKLLVLDEAFAGVDVQGSADFYALLNELKREEGWTVLQVSHDIDMVNRHCDRVLCLNQSIVCTGKPEIALSPQNLLATYGPGFSRYQHQH; encoded by the coding sequence ATGACCAATGACATTGCTATTTTGAAAGTAGAAGGGTTAACTGTCTACCAAGGCAGCTATCTAGCTGTTCGAGATGTTTCCTTTGAATTGTTTCCGGGAACAGATACAGCCATAGTTGGCCCCAATGGTGCTGGTAAAAGTACCTTAGTAAAAGCGGTTTTAGATTTGATCCCTCGAAGTGCTGGGACGATTGAAATATTCGGTCGCCCAATTGCAAGGCTGGGGCGTTTGCGTCATTTGTTGGGCTATATGCCGCAAAATTTCATCTTTGACCGCAGTTTTCCTATTTCTGTTAGCGAATTGGTGGGACTGGGATGGGCTAAGGAAGGGAAAAGGGGAGATTTATTTTTCTCCAAGCTGTGGAGACAAGATAAAGAAAAATCGGCAGCAGTAGTAGAAGCTTTACGGCGAACCGATGCTTATCATTTACAGCATCAAGCTATTGGTACTCTTAGCGGCGGTCAACTCAAGCGGGTGTTATTGGCTTATTGTTTGGTAATGCCTCGAAAACTGCTGGTATTGGATGAAGCCTTCGCTGGTGTTGATGTCCAAGGTTCAGCAGATTTTTACGCTTTGCTAAATGAATTAAAGCGGGAGGAGGGTTGGACGGTATTACAAGTTTCTCATGATATTGATATGGTAAATCGCCATTGCGATCGCGTGCTTTGCCTCAACCAAAGCATTGTTTGTACTGGTAAGCCAGAAATTGCCCTTTCACCACAAAACCTGTTAGCAACCTACGGCCCAGGTTTTAGTCGCTACCAGCACCAACATTAA
- a CDS encoding iron uptake porin, translating into MQKFCKYLLVSPAVCCALLFVNTAAFAGETSSTSEINQPQVLANPDIKADNIAPDRAMAQVTSVSQFSDVQPTDWAFQALQSLVERYGCIAGYPNSTYRGNRALTRYEFAAGLNACLDRVNELIATATGDLVKKEDLATLQKLQADFSAELATLRGRVDAVEAKTAELEAHQFSTTTKLNGEVVIAIASVVSGNTVNGQEVNQNAVLADRVRLNLDTSFTGKDLLRTRLQATNLDPFSQTATFTPEGDFRFAGGNNNNGVVIDALLYQFPLGSKTGITLEANAGAIDDFTNTVNPYLDGDGGSGALSHFGTRNPIYYLANGTGIGIKHEFSDKLELSLGYLANDAANPQLGSGLFNGAYGAMAQLTVKPSNQITLGLTYLNAYRNTFFANGSGGSNNANDILENASSNSYGIEASFQPSSKFVIGGWAGLTKARVLSVTPGDADIWNYAVTLAFPDLGKTGNIAGIIVGMEPKVTSVSGSLSNAGINKDPDTSYHIEGFYQYKLSDNISITPGVIWLTAPDHNNQNDDIVIGTVRTTFTF; encoded by the coding sequence ATGCAAAAATTCTGTAAATATCTGCTAGTTAGTCCAGCAGTTTGCTGTGCATTGCTATTTGTAAATACTGCTGCATTTGCAGGTGAAACATCTAGTACGTCTGAAATCAATCAACCGCAAGTTTTAGCTAATCCAGACATAAAAGCTGATAACATAGCGCCAGATCGGGCAATGGCACAAGTTACTTCTGTATCTCAATTTTCTGATGTACAACCCACCGACTGGGCATTCCAAGCATTGCAGTCGTTGGTTGAGCGTTATGGATGTATTGCAGGGTACCCAAATAGCACTTATCGCGGTAATCGGGCATTAACGCGATATGAGTTTGCTGCTGGTTTGAATGCTTGTCTCGATCGCGTTAACGAACTGATTGCTACAGCCACAGGCGATTTAGTTAAGAAAGAAGATTTAGCCACATTACAAAAACTGCAAGCAGACTTTTCAGCAGAACTGGCGACACTCCGAGGTCGTGTAGATGCAGTAGAAGCTAAAACTGCTGAATTGGAGGCGCATCAATTTTCAACCACAACCAAGCTGAATGGTGAAGTCGTAATTGCGATCGCAAGTGTTGTAAGTGGTAATACAGTTAATGGTCAAGAAGTCAACCAAAATGCTGTCCTTGCAGACCGGGTACGTCTGAACCTCGACACCAGTTTCACGGGTAAAGATTTACTTAGAACACGACTTCAGGCAACAAACCTAGACCCATTCTCTCAGACTGCTACCTTTACACCAGAAGGTGATTTCCGGTTTGCTGGTGGTAACAACAATAATGGAGTTGTGATAGACGCATTATTGTATCAGTTCCCTCTCGGTAGTAAAACAGGCATCACTCTGGAAGCAAATGCAGGTGCAATTGATGATTTCACTAACACCGTCAACCCATACTTAGATGGGGACGGCGGTAGCGGTGCCCTTTCCCATTTTGGAACTCGCAACCCAATTTATTATCTAGCCAATGGTACTGGTATCGGAATCAAACACGAGTTCAGTGATAAGCTCGAACTAAGCTTAGGGTATTTAGCGAATGATGCTGCTAACCCTCAACTAGGCTCTGGACTATTCAATGGTGCTTATGGTGCTATGGCACAGTTAACTGTTAAGCCTAGCAACCAAATTACCCTTGGTTTGACCTACCTTAACGCCTACAGAAATACTTTTTTTGCCAATGGTAGTGGTGGTAGCAATAACGCTAATGACATATTGGAGAATGCCTCTAGTAATTCCTACGGTATAGAAGCATCCTTTCAACCTAGCTCAAAATTCGTGATTGGCGGTTGGGCTGGCTTGACCAAAGCTCGCGTCCTTTCGGTTACTCCTGGCGATGCTGACATCTGGAACTATGCCGTCACACTGGCTTTCCCCGATCTTGGAAAAACAGGTAACATTGCAGGCATTATTGTGGGTATGGAACCTAAAGTTACCAGCGTGAGCGGCTCTCTCAGCAATGCGGGTATCAATAAAGATCCAGATACTTCATATCACATTGAAGGTTTCTATCAATATAAGTTGAGTGACAATATCAGCATCACCCCAGGAGTTATCTGGCTAACAGCGCCAGATCATAACAATCAAAACGATGATATTGTGATTGGTACAGTGAGAACCACATTCACTTTCTAA
- the hemN gene encoding oxygen-independent coproporphyrinogen III oxidase gives MVFLLPGVKFDLDLIQKYDTRAPRYTSYPPATELSETFTETDFKSAIAASNQRQTPMSLYFHIPFCQSACYFCGCNTVISNNKNIAKPYVESLVQDIKNTAALIDPDRKVLQIHWGGGTPNYLDHHQVEFLWKNINRYFNIDPQAEISIEINPRYIDKNYILFLREIGFNRISFGIQDFNSQVQVAVNRVQPEEMLFDVMSWVKEAKFESVNVDLIYGLPYQTRETFQETLKKTIELDPDRIVVFNFAYVPWLKPTQKNIPQEALPPAEEKLDILKMTIEELTSNQYLFIGMDHFAKTNDELAIAQRNGTLKRNFQGYTTHAETELFGFGSTSISMLEDAYAQNHKELKDYYQTIALGNLPVSKGVKLSQNDIIRRDVIMGIMSHFQLHKQDFENKYQINFDEYFSEELEALKPLEADGLVSLSKNQIQITDIGRLLVRNIAVVFDTHTKMRETKFSRAI, from the coding sequence ATGGTTTTTTTATTACCTGGTGTCAAGTTCGATCTGGATCTGATTCAAAAGTACGATACTCGCGCACCTAGATATACCAGTTACCCGCCCGCTACAGAGTTAAGCGAAACATTCACTGAAACTGATTTTAAGTCCGCGATCGCAGCATCTAATCAACGCCAAACTCCTATGAGTTTATATTTCCACATCCCGTTTTGCCAAAGTGCTTGCTACTTCTGCGGCTGCAACACAGTAATTTCCAACAACAAGAATATTGCTAAACCTTATGTGGAGTCTTTGGTTCAAGACATCAAAAACACCGCAGCTTTAATCGATCCAGACAGAAAAGTGCTGCAAATCCATTGGGGAGGCGGTACTCCTAATTACTTGGATCATCACCAAGTAGAATTTTTATGGAAAAACATTAATCGCTATTTCAACATCGATCCACAAGCAGAAATTTCAATTGAAATTAATCCTCGCTATATCGATAAAAACTACATTTTGTTTCTGAGAGAGATTGGGTTTAACCGCATTAGTTTCGGCATTCAGGATTTTAATAGCCAAGTTCAAGTAGCTGTAAATCGTGTTCAGCCAGAAGAAATGCTCTTTGATGTCATGAGTTGGGTTAAAGAAGCTAAGTTTGAGAGTGTGAATGTCGACCTAATTTATGGTTTACCCTATCAAACCCGCGAAACATTTCAAGAAACGCTGAAAAAGACAATTGAATTAGATCCTGATCGAATTGTTGTCTTTAACTTTGCCTATGTTCCCTGGCTCAAACCGACGCAAAAAAATATTCCTCAAGAAGCGCTACCACCAGCCGAAGAAAAGTTAGATATTCTGAAAATGACTATTGAAGAATTGACGAGTAACCAATATTTATTTATTGGGATGGATCATTTTGCGAAAACTAATGACGAACTAGCGATCGCTCAACGCAATGGCACTCTCAAGCGTAATTTTCAGGGCTACACTACCCACGCGGAGACAGAATTGTTTGGCTTTGGTTCTACATCCATCAGTATGCTAGAAGATGCTTATGCTCAAAATCACAAGGAATTAAAAGATTACTATCAGACAATTGCATTGGGTAATTTACCTGTTAGCAAAGGTGTCAAGCTTAGTCAAAATGATATTATCAGAAGGGATGTAATCATGGGTATTATGTCTCACTTTCAGCTACACAAACAAGATTTTGAAAACAAATATCAAATCAACTTTGATGAATATTTCTCTGAGGAGCTAGAGGCATTAAAACCACTAGAAGCTGATGGTCTGGTCAGTTTATCAAAAAATCAGATCCAGATTACAGACATCGGTCGATTACTAGTCCGAAATATTGCTGTTGTATTTGATACCCACACAAAAATGCGAGAGACAAAATTCTCTCGTGCTATTTAA
- a CDS encoding NFACT family protein, which produces MQPVDFTTLTATCSELRANWLPSRTEQVYQRDRYTIAIALRTLKQRDWLQISWHPQAAHICIGDPPPRSPDTFTFSQQLIHQLGGLALVGIEAIAPWERVIDLQFARRPGESALYHVYAEIMGKYSNVILTDASNIIITAAHQVSQQQSSVRPIQTGQPYETPPKLTGTVPSLSESQERWQERVSLVPGAIKRQLLKSYSGLSAALLDLMLLEANIAPETSTDTLNPDDWRRLFERWQEWLQALDSKKFQPAWTKDGYTVMGWGVVKKVKDIQELLNRYYSNQIDQQLFSQLRHQLSQKLNNILAKLRNKAQTFKTRLQQSDQADEYRQKADLLMAHLQNWEPGMKEIILADFDTNLPVAIALQPDKNAVQNAQSLYKQHQKLKRARSAVEPLLLEVQTEIDYLEQVEAAISSMGYANAQIDTYQTTEDLRVLEEIREELIGQKYLEDPGYRSRSANEPPSTNFHRYLTPSGFEVLIGRNNRQNDQLTFRVAGDYDIWFHTQEIPGSHLLLRLEPGAVAEEADLQFVANLAAYYSRARQSEQVPVVYTQPKHVYKPKGAKPGIAIYKQESILWGKPQIVSH; this is translated from the coding sequence ATGCAACCAGTTGATTTCACTACCCTTACAGCTACTTGTAGCGAACTACGCGCTAACTGGCTGCCCTCGCGGACAGAACAGGTTTATCAGCGCGATCGCTACACTATTGCTATAGCATTACGCACCCTAAAACAGCGTGATTGGCTACAGATTTCTTGGCATCCCCAAGCTGCACATATTTGCATCGGCGATCCACCACCGCGATCGCCAGATACCTTTACCTTTAGCCAGCAACTAATACACCAATTGGGTGGTTTGGCACTGGTGGGTATTGAAGCGATCGCCCCTTGGGAACGTGTTATTGATTTGCAATTTGCCCGTCGTCCCGGAGAAAGCGCCCTATATCATGTCTATGCAGAAATTATGGGCAAATATAGCAACGTCATTCTCACCGACGCTAGTAATATAATTATCACCGCAGCCCATCAAGTCAGTCAGCAACAATCTAGTGTCCGTCCCATCCAAACCGGACAACCTTATGAAACACCACCAAAACTGACTGGAACTGTCCCCAGTTTGAGCGAATCCCAAGAACGTTGGCAAGAACGGGTAAGTTTAGTACCAGGAGCAATCAAGCGGCAATTGCTGAAAAGTTATAGTGGCTTGAGTGCTGCGCTGTTAGATTTAATGCTGCTAGAAGCAAATATCGCACCAGAAACATCTACCGATACTCTCAACCCCGACGATTGGCGACGGTTATTTGAGCGTTGGCAAGAATGGCTGCAAGCTTTGGATTCCAAAAAATTTCAACCCGCTTGGACAAAAGATGGTTACACCGTAATGGGTTGGGGTGTAGTTAAAAAAGTCAAAGATATCCAGGAGTTGCTCAACCGTTATTACAGTAACCAAATTGATCAACAGTTATTTTCTCAATTGCGCCATCAGTTGAGTCAGAAATTAAATAATATTCTGGCGAAATTACGCAACAAAGCTCAAACCTTTAAAACGCGCTTGCAGCAATCAGATCAAGCCGACGAGTATCGACAAAAAGCTGATTTATTGATGGCTCACCTGCAAAACTGGGAACCAGGGATGAAAGAAATTATCCTTGCTGATTTTGATACAAATTTGCCAGTAGCGATCGCTCTCCAACCAGATAAAAATGCTGTCCAAAATGCCCAAAGTCTTTATAAACAGCACCAAAAGCTGAAACGCGCCCGTTCTGCTGTCGAACCCCTATTGTTAGAAGTGCAGACAGAAATTGACTATTTAGAACAAGTAGAAGCTGCGATATCTTCGATGGGCTACGCCAACGCTCAGATAGACACCTACCAAACAACAGAAGATTTGCGAGTTTTAGAAGAAATCCGCGAAGAGTTGATTGGACAAAAGTATTTAGAAGATCCAGGATATCGCAGCCGCAGCGCCAATGAACCCCCCAGCACCAACTTTCATCGTTACCTTACCCCCAGTGGCTTTGAAGTATTAATCGGTCGCAATAATCGCCAAAATGACCAATTAACCTTTCGTGTAGCTGGGGATTATGACATCTGGTTCCACACTCAAGAAATTCCAGGGAGTCATCTGCTACTACGTCTAGAACCCGGTGCTGTCGCAGAAGAAGCTGATTTGCAATTTGTCGCTAATCTTGCTGCTTACTACAGTCGCGCCCGTCAGAGTGAGCAAGTGCCAGTAGTTTACACCCAGCCAAAACACGTTTACAAACCCAAAGGAGCAAAACCGGGAATTGCAATTTACAAGCAGGAGAGCATCCTTTGGGGAAAACCACAAATAGTCAGTCATTAG